One part of the Candidatus Methylomirabilota bacterium genome encodes these proteins:
- a CDS encoding lmo0937 family membrane protein, producing the protein MLWTIFVILLVLWAVGMVSSYTLGGFIHLLLLIALAVVLIRIIQGRRPV; encoded by the coding sequence ATGCTCTGGACGATATTCGTGATCCTGCTGGTGCTGTGGGCGGTCGGGATGGTGAGTTCTTACACGCTCGGTGGGTTCATCCATCTTCTGCTGCTGATTGCGCTCGCGGTGGTCCTCATCCGGATCATCCAGGGCCGCCGGCCGGTATGA
- a CDS encoding DUF3185 domain-containing protein, which produces MKSGLLIIAVILIAIGVVSLAYQGITYTTREKVLEVGPIKATAEKEKTLPLPPILGGLSLAGGVVLLVAATRR; this is translated from the coding sequence ATGAAGAGCGGACTGCTGATCATCGCCGTCATCCTGATCGCCATCGGCGTGGTGTCGCTCGCGTACCAGGGCATCACCTACACCACGCGAGAGAAGGTGCTCGAGGTCGGCCCCATCAAGGCCACCGCCGAGAAGGAGAAGACACTGCCGTTGCCGCCGATCCTGGGCGGACTGTCGCTCGCCGGCGGGGTGGTGCTGCTCGTCGCGGCCACGCGACGGTAG